In the genome of Raphanus sativus cultivar WK10039 chromosome 4, ASM80110v3, whole genome shotgun sequence, one region contains:
- the LOC108853664 gene encoding trehalase yields the protein MAVSDSGPVVQTTSLVTFLQRVQLEAHRSYPTEETPDPKFYIDLSLKHPHHLSTVESAFNDLTSGSFDLSVPAKKLEKFVGEYLDDGKDLVPHEPEDFVSHPLDFFLNVENNQVIEWAREVHCLWKTLCYRVSDSVRESPERHTLLALPEPVIIPGSRFKEVYYWDSYWVLKGLLTGKMFTTAKGLVTNLMSLVETYGYSLNGARAYYTNRSQPPLLSSMVYEIYNVTKDEELLRKAIPVLLKEYEFWNSGKHKVVIRDASGCDHMLSRYYAMWNMPRPESYVFDQESASGVSNTLEKERFYREIATAAETGCDFSTRWMRDPPNFTTMATTSVVPVDLNVIILKMELDIAFMMDICGDKEGSERFVKASKAREKAFGTVFWNEKAGQWLDYWLSSNGDEPETWKPENQNTNVFASNFTPIWISSFNSDENLVKKVVKALGNSGLIAPAGILTSLTNSGQQWDYPNGWAPQQEMIVTGLARSGVKEAKEIAEEIARRWIRSSYSVYKTSGSIHEKLNVAEFGEYGGGGEYKPQTGFGWSNGVILAFLEEFGWPSDLSIEP from the exons ATGGCAGTCTCGGACTCTGGTCCCGTGGTCCAGACGACCTCGCTCGTCACTTTCCTCCAGCGCGTGCAGCTCGAAGCACACAGGTCCTACCCTACGGAAGAAACCCCTGACCCCAAATTCTACATTGACCTATCTCTCAAGCATCCTCACCATCTCTCCACCGTGGAGTCCGCCTTCAACGATCTCACAAGCGGATCATTTGACCTGTCAGTCCCAGCGAAGAAGCTTGAAAAGTTCGTCGGTGAATACTTAGACGATGGGAAGGATCTGGTGCCACATGAGCCAGAGGATTTCGTCTCACATCCCCTCGACTTCTTCCTCAACGTGGAGAACAATCAAGTCATAGAATGGGCACGTGAGGTGCACTGCCTTTGGAAAACCCTATGCTACAGAGTCTCTGATTCTGTGAGAGAGTCTCCTGAACGCCACACGCTTTTAGCGTTGCCGGAACCGGTTATTATTCCCGGTTCGAGATTCAAAGAAGTTTACTACTGGGATTCTTACTGGGTTCTCAA AGGACTTTTGACTGGTAAAATGTTCACTACAGCCAAAGGGTTAGTGACAAATCTGATGTCACTTGTGGAGACTTATGGTTACTCTTTGAACGGAGCTAGAGCTTATTACACTAACCGAAG CCAACCACCTCTATTGAGCTCAATGGTCTACGAGATCTATAACGTAACCAAAGATGAAGAACTACTGAGAAAAGCTATCCCTGTGCTTCTCAAAGAGTACGAGTTTTGGAACTCAG GAAAACATAAGGTGGTTATTCGTGACGCTAGTGGTTGTGATCACATGTTAAGCCGCTATTACGCCATGTGGAACATGCCTAGACCTGAATCCTATGTTTTC GATCAAGAATCTGCTTCAGGGGTTTCGAATACGTTAGAGAAAGAACGGTTCTATAGAGAGATAGCCACGGCTGCTGAAACAGGATGTGATTTCAGCACAAGATGGATGAG GGATCCTCCTAATTTCACAACAATGGCTACAACATCAGTTGTTCCTGTTGATCTAAACGTTATTATTCTCAAG ATGGAACTCGATATAGCGTTCATGATGGACATTTGTGGGGATAAAGAAGGTTCAGAGCGTTTCGTGAAAGCGTCAAAAGCGAGAGAGAAAGCGTTTGGAACTGTGTTTTGGAACGAAAAGGCAGGACAGTGGTTAGACTACTGGCTTTCCTCCAATGGTGAT GAACCTGAGACATGGAAACCTGAGAACCAGAACACCAATGTTTTTGCATCTAACTTTACTCCAATCTGGATTAGTTCCTTCAATTCAG ATGAAAATCTTGTCAAGAAAGTTGTGAAGGCTCTTGGAAACTCAGGGCTCATTGCTCCTGCTGGGATCTTAACCTCTTTGACAAACTCAGGACAGCAGTG GGATTATCCAAATGGATGGGCCCCGCAACAAGAGATGATTGTTACAGGGCTCGCGAGATCGGGTGTAAAGGAAGCTAAAGAGATAGCAGAGGAGATTGCAAGGAGATGGATCAGAAGCAGCTATAGTGTTTACAAGACAAGTGGGAGTATTCATGAGAAGCTCAATGTTGCGGAGTTTGGTGagtatggtggtggaggagaatATAAGCCACAG ACGGGTTTTGGATGGTCAAACGGAGTTATATTAGCATTCTTGGAGGAATTTGGATGGCCATCAGACCTCAGCATTGAACCATAG
- the LOC108853668 gene encoding uncharacterized protein LOC108853668, which produces MDKTSSVISSASINSNVTATTSMEKINQAASCVSASFISAFFASLERCACVNLTTSHDDEDDDAEESYHRPLALSAAPHSHDSV; this is translated from the coding sequence ATGGACAAAACGAGCAGCGTAATCAGCAGCGCCTCGATCAACTCCAACGTAACCGCAACGACATCCATGGAGAAGATCAACCAGGCGGCGAGCTGCGTCAGCGCTTCCTTCATTTCCGCTTTCTTCGCCTCCCTCGAGCGCTGCGCCTGCGTCAATCTCACCACCTCCCATGACGACGAAGACGATGACGCCGAGGAGTCCTACCACCGTCCCCTTGCTCTCTCCGCCGCGCCTCATTCGCACGACTCCGTTTAG
- the LOC108853660 gene encoding protein NLP7 isoform X1, with amino-acid sequence MCDPDDDTAARNGVTPPASSSRSRELLMDVDDLDLDGSWPLDQIPYNLSSTSNRMISPIFVSSSSDQPCSPLWAFSDGGVNGNHATAGGYDGERISSASGVSSSSFSLADYPLFLPYSCPSVAAENTAEKQNGFQIPPPLMSLENTGNNYCLIKERMTQALRYFKESTEQQQHVLAQVWAPVRKNGRELLTTLGQPFVLNPNGNGLNQYRMISLTYMFSVDSDCDIELGLPGRVFRQKLPEWTPNVQYYSSREFSRLHHALHYNVRGTLALPVFNLSGESCIGVVELIMTSEKIHYAPEVDKVCKALEAVNLKSSEILDHQTTQICNESRQNALAEILEVLTVVCETHNLPLAQTWVPCQHGSVLANGGGLKKNCTSFDGSCMGQICMSTTDMACYVVDAHVWGFRDACLEHHLQKGQGVAGRAFLNGGSCFCRDITKFCKTQYPLVHYALMFKLTSCFAISLQSSYTGDDSYILEFFLPSTITDEQEQDSLLGSLLVTMKEHFQSLRVASGVDFGEDDDKLSFEIIQALPDKKIHSKIESIRVPFSGFKSQTRDETPQPAVQSSDPVNRKTKVATVNGVVKEKKKTEKKRGKTEKTISLDVLQQYFTGSLKDAAKSLGVCPTTMKRICRQHGISRWPSRKIKKVNRSITKLKRVIESVQGTDGGFDLTSMAVSSIPWTNGQTAVQPLNSPSGSKQPELPNTNHSPNHWSSDHSPQEPNGSPELPSNGHKRSRTGDKSAGTPTSHGSCDGNQLDETKVPNQDPLFTVGAMPNRLLGNIDHFRGMPIEDAGSSKDLRNLCSSSTPFHDKFPEQKWMNNDNNSNNNMYAPAKEEAVANTTREPSGSEMRTVTIKASYKEDIIRFRISSGSGIMQLKDEVAKRLKLEAGTFDIKYLDDDNEWVLIACDVDLQECLETPRLSHSNIVRLLVHDVTTNLGSSCESTGEM; translated from the exons ATGTGCGACCCAGACGATGATACCGCCGCCAGAAACGGCGTCACACCTCCAGCGTCGTCATCAAGGTCAAGGGAGCTTCTGATGGACGTAGACGACTTGGATCTCGACGGTTCATGGCCTCTCGATCAAATCCCTTACAACTTATCATCCACATCGAACCGCATGATTTCTCCGATTTTCGTCTCCTCTTCCTCCGACCAGCCTTGCTCCCCTCTCTGGGCGTTCTCCGACGGCGGAGTGAACGGTAACCACGCAACCGCAGGTGGATACGACGGTGAGAGGATTAGCTCCGCCTCcggtgtttcttcttcttctttcagtCTCGCCGATTATCCTCTCTTTCTCCCTT ACTCTTGTCCATCAGTTGCAGCTGAAAACACAGCAGAGAAGCAAAACGGTTTCCAGATTCCTCCTCCGTTGATGAGCTTAGAGAACACAGGCAACAACTACTGTCTGATCAAAGAGAGGATGACTCAGGCGCTTCGCTACTTCAAAGAATCAACCGAACAACAGCAGCACGTCTTGGCTCAGGTCTGGGCTCCTGTGAGAAAGAACGGTCGTGAGTTACTGACGACTTTGGGTCAACCTTTTGTTCTTAATCCTAACGGTAACGGCCTTAATCAATACAGGATGATCTCTCTCACCTATATGTTTTCTGTGGATAGTGATTGTGACATTGAGCTCGGGCTCCCCGGCCGGGTTTTCCGCCAGAAGTTGCCTGAGTGGACTCCAAATGTTCAGTACTATTCCAGCAGAGAGTTCTCCCGGCTTCACCACGCCTTGCATTATAACGTGCGCGGTACGCTTGCCTTGCCTGTCTTTAATCTCTCGGGTGAGTCATGCATTGGTGTTGTGGAACTTATCATGACCTCGGAGAAGATTCACTATGCACCCGAAGTGGATAAAGTCTGCAAAGCACTTGAG GCGGTGAATCTGAAAAGCTCGGAAATACTTGATCACCAAACAACTCAG ATATGCAATGAGAGTCGTCAAAACGCACTTGCGGAGATTCTGGAAGTGCTTACAGTTGTGTGCGAGACCCATAACTTGCCTCTGGCTCAAACTTGGGTTCCATGCCAGCATGGGAGCGTTCTCGCCAATGGTGGCGGTCTAAAGAAAAACTGCACCAGTTTTGACGGCAGCTGCATGGGCCAAATATGCATGTCCACAACCGATATGGCCTGCTACGTCGTGGATGCTCATGTCTGGGGATTTAGAGATGCCTGCCTTGAACACCATCTCCAGAAAGGACAGGGAGTTGCGGGACGAGCTTTCCTCAACGGTGGCTCGTGTTTCTGCAGAGACATCACCAAGTTCTGCAAAACGCAGTATCCGCTAGTCCATTATGCGCTTATGTTCAAGTTAACCAGTTGTTTTGCAATCTCTCTCCAGAGCTCTTACACGGGCGACGATAGTTACATTCTCGAATTCTTTCTTCCCTCGACTATAACAGACGAACAAGAGCAAGATTCGCTGCTGGGATCTCTGTTGGTGACAATGAAAGAACATTTTCAGAGCCTGAGGGTTGCATCTGGGGTTGACTTTGGTGAAGATGACGACAAATTGTCTTTCGAGATCATCCAAGCATTACCGGACAAGAAGATTCATTCAAAAATAGAATCCATTCGAGTTCCCTTTTCTGGTTTCAAGTCACAGACGAGAGATGAGACTCCTCAGCCTGCGGTTCAGTCTTCTGATCCAGTAAACCGGAAAACCAAGGTGGCCACTGTTAATGGTGTGGttaaggagaagaaaaaaacagagaaaaagcGTGGAAAGACTGAGAAGACGATCAGTCTTGATGTACTTCAGCAGTATTTCACCGGAAGTCTCAAAGACGCTGCAAAGAGCCTAGGAG TTTGCCCGACGACAATGAAGCGAATTTGCAGACAACACGGCATCTCGCGGTGGCCATCGAGGAAGATCAAGAAAGTGAATCGGTCAATCACAAAGCTGAAACGCGTCATCGAATCTGTTCAAGGTACTGATGGAGGCTTCGACCTGACTTCGATGGCCGTTAGTTCCATCCCTTGGACAAACGGCCAAACAGCAGTACAGCCTCTAAATTCACCCAGCGGCTCCAAACAGCCAGAGCTACCAAACACCAATCATTCACCTAACCACTGGTCAAGTGATCACAGTCCTCAAGAGCCAAATGGTTCGCCTGAGTTACCAAGCAATGGTCATAAGCGGTCACGAACGGGGGATAAGAGCGCTGGGACACCGACCTCTCACGGCTCATGTGACGGTAATCAATTAGACGAAACAAAAGTCCCGAACCAAGATCCGCTATTCACGGTCGGTGCAATGCCCAACAGACTTCTTGGTAACATAGACCATTTCAGAGGAATGCCCATTGAAGACGCTGGAAGTTCAAAAGATCTGAGAAACCTCTGCTCCTCCTCCACACCATTCCACGATAAGTTTCCGGAACAAAAGTGGATGAACAATGATAataacagcaacaacaacatgTACGCTCCTGCAAAGGAAGAGGCTGTTGCAAATACTACACGCGAACCATCAGGCTCGGAAATGAGAACGGTAACCATCAAAGCAAGTTACAAAGAAGACATAATACGGTTCAGGATATCATCTGGTTCGGGTATAATGCAGTTGAAAGATGAAGTGGCAAAGAGGCTGAAACTTGAGGCAGGTACGTTTGATATCAAGTATCTGGACGATGATAACGAATGGGTTTTGATAGCTTGTGATGTTGATCTTCAAGAATGTCTAGAGACTCCTAGATTGTCCCATTCTAATATAGTACGGCTCCTGGTGCATGATGTAACAACGAACCTCGGGAGCTCTTGTGAGAGTACTGGAGAAATGTAA
- the LOC108853660 gene encoding protein NLP7 isoform X2: MCDPDDDTAARNGVTPPASSSRSRELLMDVDDLDLDGSWPLDQIPYNLSSTSNRMISPIFVSSSSDQPCSPLWAFSDGGVNGNHATAGGYDDSCPSVAAENTAEKQNGFQIPPPLMSLENTGNNYCLIKERMTQALRYFKESTEQQQHVLAQVWAPVRKNGRELLTTLGQPFVLNPNGNGLNQYRMISLTYMFSVDSDCDIELGLPGRVFRQKLPEWTPNVQYYSSREFSRLHHALHYNVRGTLALPVFNLSGESCIGVVELIMTSEKIHYAPEVDKVCKALEAVNLKSSEILDHQTTQICNESRQNALAEILEVLTVVCETHNLPLAQTWVPCQHGSVLANGGGLKKNCTSFDGSCMGQICMSTTDMACYVVDAHVWGFRDACLEHHLQKGQGVAGRAFLNGGSCFCRDITKFCKTQYPLVHYALMFKLTSCFAISLQSSYTGDDSYILEFFLPSTITDEQEQDSLLGSLLVTMKEHFQSLRVASGVDFGEDDDKLSFEIIQALPDKKIHSKIESIRVPFSGFKSQTRDETPQPAVQSSDPVNRKTKVATVNGVVKEKKKTEKKRGKTEKTISLDVLQQYFTGSLKDAAKSLGVCPTTMKRICRQHGISRWPSRKIKKVNRSITKLKRVIESVQGTDGGFDLTSMAVSSIPWTNGQTAVQPLNSPSGSKQPELPNTNHSPNHWSSDHSPQEPNGSPELPSNGHKRSRTGDKSAGTPTSHGSCDGNQLDETKVPNQDPLFTVGAMPNRLLGNIDHFRGMPIEDAGSSKDLRNLCSSSTPFHDKFPEQKWMNNDNNSNNNMYAPAKEEAVANTTREPSGSEMRTVTIKASYKEDIIRFRISSGSGIMQLKDEVAKRLKLEAGTFDIKYLDDDNEWVLIACDVDLQECLETPRLSHSNIVRLLVHDVTTNLGSSCESTGEM; encoded by the exons ATGTGCGACCCAGACGATGATACCGCCGCCAGAAACGGCGTCACACCTCCAGCGTCGTCATCAAGGTCAAGGGAGCTTCTGATGGACGTAGACGACTTGGATCTCGACGGTTCATGGCCTCTCGATCAAATCCCTTACAACTTATCATCCACATCGAACCGCATGATTTCTCCGATTTTCGTCTCCTCTTCCTCCGACCAGCCTTGCTCCCCTCTCTGGGCGTTCTCCGACGGCGGAGTGAACGGTAACCACGCAACCGCAGGTGGATACGACG ACTCTTGTCCATCAGTTGCAGCTGAAAACACAGCAGAGAAGCAAAACGGTTTCCAGATTCCTCCTCCGTTGATGAGCTTAGAGAACACAGGCAACAACTACTGTCTGATCAAAGAGAGGATGACTCAGGCGCTTCGCTACTTCAAAGAATCAACCGAACAACAGCAGCACGTCTTGGCTCAGGTCTGGGCTCCTGTGAGAAAGAACGGTCGTGAGTTACTGACGACTTTGGGTCAACCTTTTGTTCTTAATCCTAACGGTAACGGCCTTAATCAATACAGGATGATCTCTCTCACCTATATGTTTTCTGTGGATAGTGATTGTGACATTGAGCTCGGGCTCCCCGGCCGGGTTTTCCGCCAGAAGTTGCCTGAGTGGACTCCAAATGTTCAGTACTATTCCAGCAGAGAGTTCTCCCGGCTTCACCACGCCTTGCATTATAACGTGCGCGGTACGCTTGCCTTGCCTGTCTTTAATCTCTCGGGTGAGTCATGCATTGGTGTTGTGGAACTTATCATGACCTCGGAGAAGATTCACTATGCACCCGAAGTGGATAAAGTCTGCAAAGCACTTGAG GCGGTGAATCTGAAAAGCTCGGAAATACTTGATCACCAAACAACTCAG ATATGCAATGAGAGTCGTCAAAACGCACTTGCGGAGATTCTGGAAGTGCTTACAGTTGTGTGCGAGACCCATAACTTGCCTCTGGCTCAAACTTGGGTTCCATGCCAGCATGGGAGCGTTCTCGCCAATGGTGGCGGTCTAAAGAAAAACTGCACCAGTTTTGACGGCAGCTGCATGGGCCAAATATGCATGTCCACAACCGATATGGCCTGCTACGTCGTGGATGCTCATGTCTGGGGATTTAGAGATGCCTGCCTTGAACACCATCTCCAGAAAGGACAGGGAGTTGCGGGACGAGCTTTCCTCAACGGTGGCTCGTGTTTCTGCAGAGACATCACCAAGTTCTGCAAAACGCAGTATCCGCTAGTCCATTATGCGCTTATGTTCAAGTTAACCAGTTGTTTTGCAATCTCTCTCCAGAGCTCTTACACGGGCGACGATAGTTACATTCTCGAATTCTTTCTTCCCTCGACTATAACAGACGAACAAGAGCAAGATTCGCTGCTGGGATCTCTGTTGGTGACAATGAAAGAACATTTTCAGAGCCTGAGGGTTGCATCTGGGGTTGACTTTGGTGAAGATGACGACAAATTGTCTTTCGAGATCATCCAAGCATTACCGGACAAGAAGATTCATTCAAAAATAGAATCCATTCGAGTTCCCTTTTCTGGTTTCAAGTCACAGACGAGAGATGAGACTCCTCAGCCTGCGGTTCAGTCTTCTGATCCAGTAAACCGGAAAACCAAGGTGGCCACTGTTAATGGTGTGGttaaggagaagaaaaaaacagagaaaaagcGTGGAAAGACTGAGAAGACGATCAGTCTTGATGTACTTCAGCAGTATTTCACCGGAAGTCTCAAAGACGCTGCAAAGAGCCTAGGAG TTTGCCCGACGACAATGAAGCGAATTTGCAGACAACACGGCATCTCGCGGTGGCCATCGAGGAAGATCAAGAAAGTGAATCGGTCAATCACAAAGCTGAAACGCGTCATCGAATCTGTTCAAGGTACTGATGGAGGCTTCGACCTGACTTCGATGGCCGTTAGTTCCATCCCTTGGACAAACGGCCAAACAGCAGTACAGCCTCTAAATTCACCCAGCGGCTCCAAACAGCCAGAGCTACCAAACACCAATCATTCACCTAACCACTGGTCAAGTGATCACAGTCCTCAAGAGCCAAATGGTTCGCCTGAGTTACCAAGCAATGGTCATAAGCGGTCACGAACGGGGGATAAGAGCGCTGGGACACCGACCTCTCACGGCTCATGTGACGGTAATCAATTAGACGAAACAAAAGTCCCGAACCAAGATCCGCTATTCACGGTCGGTGCAATGCCCAACAGACTTCTTGGTAACATAGACCATTTCAGAGGAATGCCCATTGAAGACGCTGGAAGTTCAAAAGATCTGAGAAACCTCTGCTCCTCCTCCACACCATTCCACGATAAGTTTCCGGAACAAAAGTGGATGAACAATGATAataacagcaacaacaacatgTACGCTCCTGCAAAGGAAGAGGCTGTTGCAAATACTACACGCGAACCATCAGGCTCGGAAATGAGAACGGTAACCATCAAAGCAAGTTACAAAGAAGACATAATACGGTTCAGGATATCATCTGGTTCGGGTATAATGCAGTTGAAAGATGAAGTGGCAAAGAGGCTGAAACTTGAGGCAGGTACGTTTGATATCAAGTATCTGGACGATGATAACGAATGGGTTTTGATAGCTTGTGATGTTGATCTTCAAGAATGTCTAGAGACTCCTAGATTGTCCCATTCTAATATAGTACGGCTCCTGGTGCATGATGTAACAACGAACCTCGGGAGCTCTTGTGAGAGTACTGGAGAAATGTAA
- the LOC108853660 gene encoding protein NLP7 isoform X3, whose translation MTSEKIHYAPEVDKVCKALEAVNLKSSEILDHQTTQICNESRQNALAEILEVLTVVCETHNLPLAQTWVPCQHGSVLANGGGLKKNCTSFDGSCMGQICMSTTDMACYVVDAHVWGFRDACLEHHLQKGQGVAGRAFLNGGSCFCRDITKFCKTQYPLVHYALMFKLTSCFAISLQSSYTGDDSYILEFFLPSTITDEQEQDSLLGSLLVTMKEHFQSLRVASGVDFGEDDDKLSFEIIQALPDKKIHSKIESIRVPFSGFKSQTRDETPQPAVQSSDPVNRKTKVATVNGVVKEKKKTEKKRGKTEKTISLDVLQQYFTGSLKDAAKSLGVCPTTMKRICRQHGISRWPSRKIKKVNRSITKLKRVIESVQGTDGGFDLTSMAVSSIPWTNGQTAVQPLNSPSGSKQPELPNTNHSPNHWSSDHSPQEPNGSPELPSNGHKRSRTGDKSAGTPTSHGSCDGNQLDETKVPNQDPLFTVGAMPNRLLGNIDHFRGMPIEDAGSSKDLRNLCSSSTPFHDKFPEQKWMNNDNNSNNNMYAPAKEEAVANTTREPSGSEMRTVTIKASYKEDIIRFRISSGSGIMQLKDEVAKRLKLEAGTFDIKYLDDDNEWVLIACDVDLQECLETPRLSHSNIVRLLVHDVTTNLGSSCESTGEM comes from the exons ATGACCTCGGAGAAGATTCACTATGCACCCGAAGTGGATAAAGTCTGCAAAGCACTTGAG GCGGTGAATCTGAAAAGCTCGGAAATACTTGATCACCAAACAACTCAG ATATGCAATGAGAGTCGTCAAAACGCACTTGCGGAGATTCTGGAAGTGCTTACAGTTGTGTGCGAGACCCATAACTTGCCTCTGGCTCAAACTTGGGTTCCATGCCAGCATGGGAGCGTTCTCGCCAATGGTGGCGGTCTAAAGAAAAACTGCACCAGTTTTGACGGCAGCTGCATGGGCCAAATATGCATGTCCACAACCGATATGGCCTGCTACGTCGTGGATGCTCATGTCTGGGGATTTAGAGATGCCTGCCTTGAACACCATCTCCAGAAAGGACAGGGAGTTGCGGGACGAGCTTTCCTCAACGGTGGCTCGTGTTTCTGCAGAGACATCACCAAGTTCTGCAAAACGCAGTATCCGCTAGTCCATTATGCGCTTATGTTCAAGTTAACCAGTTGTTTTGCAATCTCTCTCCAGAGCTCTTACACGGGCGACGATAGTTACATTCTCGAATTCTTTCTTCCCTCGACTATAACAGACGAACAAGAGCAAGATTCGCTGCTGGGATCTCTGTTGGTGACAATGAAAGAACATTTTCAGAGCCTGAGGGTTGCATCTGGGGTTGACTTTGGTGAAGATGACGACAAATTGTCTTTCGAGATCATCCAAGCATTACCGGACAAGAAGATTCATTCAAAAATAGAATCCATTCGAGTTCCCTTTTCTGGTTTCAAGTCACAGACGAGAGATGAGACTCCTCAGCCTGCGGTTCAGTCTTCTGATCCAGTAAACCGGAAAACCAAGGTGGCCACTGTTAATGGTGTGGttaaggagaagaaaaaaacagagaaaaagcGTGGAAAGACTGAGAAGACGATCAGTCTTGATGTACTTCAGCAGTATTTCACCGGAAGTCTCAAAGACGCTGCAAAGAGCCTAGGAG TTTGCCCGACGACAATGAAGCGAATTTGCAGACAACACGGCATCTCGCGGTGGCCATCGAGGAAGATCAAGAAAGTGAATCGGTCAATCACAAAGCTGAAACGCGTCATCGAATCTGTTCAAGGTACTGATGGAGGCTTCGACCTGACTTCGATGGCCGTTAGTTCCATCCCTTGGACAAACGGCCAAACAGCAGTACAGCCTCTAAATTCACCCAGCGGCTCCAAACAGCCAGAGCTACCAAACACCAATCATTCACCTAACCACTGGTCAAGTGATCACAGTCCTCAAGAGCCAAATGGTTCGCCTGAGTTACCAAGCAATGGTCATAAGCGGTCACGAACGGGGGATAAGAGCGCTGGGACACCGACCTCTCACGGCTCATGTGACGGTAATCAATTAGACGAAACAAAAGTCCCGAACCAAGATCCGCTATTCACGGTCGGTGCAATGCCCAACAGACTTCTTGGTAACATAGACCATTTCAGAGGAATGCCCATTGAAGACGCTGGAAGTTCAAAAGATCTGAGAAACCTCTGCTCCTCCTCCACACCATTCCACGATAAGTTTCCGGAACAAAAGTGGATGAACAATGATAataacagcaacaacaacatgTACGCTCCTGCAAAGGAAGAGGCTGTTGCAAATACTACACGCGAACCATCAGGCTCGGAAATGAGAACGGTAACCATCAAAGCAAGTTACAAAGAAGACATAATACGGTTCAGGATATCATCTGGTTCGGGTATAATGCAGTTGAAAGATGAAGTGGCAAAGAGGCTGAAACTTGAGGCAGGTACGTTTGATATCAAGTATCTGGACGATGATAACGAATGGGTTTTGATAGCTTGTGATGTTGATCTTCAAGAATGTCTAGAGACTCCTAGATTGTCCCATTCTAATATAGTACGGCTCCTGGTGCATGATGTAACAACGAACCTCGGGAGCTCTTGTGAGAGTACTGGAGAAATGTAA
- the LOC108853667 gene encoding probable E3 ubiquitin-protein ligase RHA4A translates to MIDPQSPISPHLYPQAIQLKLYQAFIFSIPILFSIILFLLFYLFYLKRRASSLSSPSPMTLPVSSPHQTSPHLPSVCLLDVKVELKEKLHLVLFNEELGTRDSLCCVCLGEFELKEELVEMPSCKHIFHRDCIHLWLYSHTTCPLCRSPVFISSTKTSIDDDENDHLDSPQTTLHV, encoded by the exons ATGATTGATCCTCAATCTCCAATCTCACCTCACCTATACCCACAAGCAATTCAACTCAAACTTTATCAAgccttcatcttctccattcCCATcttattctccatcattctcTTCCTCTTGTTCTATCTTTTTTACCTTAAGAGAAGAGCCTCTTCTCTATCCTCACCTTCTCCAATGACTCTTCCTGTTTCCTCGCCCCACCAGACTTCTCCTCATCTCCCCTCG GTGTGTTTGTTAGATGTGAAAGTAGAGCTCAAAGAAAAGCttcatttggttttgtttaatgAAGAACTAGGAACAAGAGATTCTCT ATGTTGCGTATGTTTGGGCGAATTCGAGTTGAAGGAAGAGTTGGTGGAAATGCCTTCATGCAAACACATATTTCATCGCGATTGCATTCACCTTTGGCTTTATTCTCACACCACTTGCCCTCTCTGTCGCTCCCCTGTCTTTATCTCTTCGACCAAAACCTCTATCGACGACGACGAGAATGACCATCTAGATTCTCCTCAAACCACTTTACATGTTTGA